A portion of the Sabethes cyaneus chromosome 3, idSabCyanKW18_F2, whole genome shotgun sequence genome contains these proteins:
- the LOC128743994 gene encoding juvenile hormone epoxide hydrolase 1-like gives MGLKLIIMVAVVGAAVMYYLNGTAPHVVSLDQLEQYWGPGDGKNYKEDTTIKPFKINYSNEVIDKLRAKLNDVPKFSKPLEGTAFQYGFNSNRLLEIITYWKTNYLAKWNEREKFLNQFPQFKTQIQGLDIHFIHVKPKVPSGVKVLPLLLLHGWPGSVREFYDIIPMLTSKTEDKNYVFEVIVPSLPGYGWSQAASKQGLSTSKIAVIMKKLMTRIGHKHFYVQGGDWGSLIGNQIATFFQDNVLGVHLNMCGLQSTSAIMKTFVASFMPSLFIENQYVDFYFPAIPKLKEIVIESGYLHLQATKPDTIGAALVGNPIGLAAYILEKFSTWTNPAYRELADGGLEKYYTLDSLLDNIMIYYLTDTITTSQRIYYETFSNHEMALKFDNTQTQVPAACAKFKYELAQTIDWALRDHFINLVQSNHFQDGGHFAAMQLPAVLYKDLVQFVNKVEKKTK, from the exons ATGGGCTTGAAACTGATAATAATGGTAGCTGTAGTGGGAGCAGCGGTTATGTACTACCTAAATGGGACCGCACCGCACGTTGTCTCACTGGATCAGCTTGAACAGTATTGGGGTCCTGGAGACGGTAAAAACTACAAGGAGGATACAACAATTAAACCTTTCAAAATCAACTATTCAAACGAGGTGATTGACAAATTGCgcgcaaaattaaatgatgtGCCAAAGTTTTCAAAACCACTGGAAGGAACTGCATTTCAATACGGATTCAACAGCAACCGTCTCTTGGAGATTATAACCTATTGGAAAACCAACTATTTGGCAAAATGGAACGAACGAGAGAAATTTTTGAACCAATTTCCACAGTTTAAAACCCAAATCCAGGGTCTCGATATTCATTTCATTCACGTGAAACCAAAAGTACCATCCGGGGTCAAAGTCCTGCCCCTGTTGTTGCTCCATGGATGGCCAGGATCAGTGCGCGAGTTTTACGACATAATTCCAATGTTAACTAGTAAAACGGAGGACAAAAACTATGTGTTTGAAGTGATTGTTCCCAGCTTACCTGGTTACGGATGGTCCCAAGCAGCATCCAAGCAAGGTTTAAGCACGTCTAAAATTGCGGTTATCATGAAGAAACTAATGACTCGCATAGGACATAAGCATTTCTATGTACAAGGTGGAGATTGGGGTTCACTAATTGGAAATCAAATTGCAACCTTCTTTCAGGATAACGTACTGG GTGTTCATCTCAATATGTGTGGTCTACAAAGTACCAGTGCCATCATGAAAACTTTCGTCGCCAGCTTTATGCCATCACTTTTCATCGAGAACCAATATGTCGATTTCTACTTTCCGGCTATACCAAAGCTTAAGGAGATCGTGATTGAATCTGGTTATTTACATTTGCAAGCCACCAAACCAGATACAATCGGAGCAGCTCTGGTTGGCAATCCGATAGGTCTGGCCGCCTAcatattggaaaagttttccacCTGGACTAACCCGGCCTACCGGGAATTGGCGGACGGTGGTCTCGAAAAGTATTATACACTGGATAGTCTTCTAGATAATATCATGATCTACTATCTAACCGATACAATCACCACTTCACAGCGCATCTATTATGAAACTTTCAGTAATCACGAGATGGCTCTGAAGTTTGATAATACACAAACGCAAGTGCCGGCCGCATGCGCTAAATTCAAGTACGAACTCGCTCAAACTATTGACTGGGCATTGCGAGATCATTTCATCAACCTGGTGCAGAGTAATCATTTCCAGGACGGCGGTCATTTTGCGGCTATGCAGCTACCTGCTGTGCTTTACAAAGATTTGGTACAGTTTGTTAACAAGGTTGAGAAAAAGACTAAGTGA
- the LOC128743993 gene encoding juvenile hormone epoxide hydrolase 1-like codes for MGFLARSILVISTLLIAVLYQKYRHLTTPGSVPTIELQEYWGAGDAEKYTELRDVVPFELNYEEKVIDTLKEKLANFPNLPQPLEGAAFQYGFNAHRLREIVDYWTSDYLKRWTERQSYLNQYPQFKTQIQGLEIHFLHVKPKNVRNPKRILPLLMLHGWPGSVREFYEIVPKLTTRSDEKEYVFEVIVPSLPGYGFSEGTVKQGLSPAKIAVIMRNLMARLGFKKYYVHGGDWGAIVGNLIATFFQSEVLGFHSTMCTNSAPMATVKTIIGSVAPKFIVGEEYVSHYYPLTEKFKLMLTETGYMHIQATKPDTIGTALTGNPIGLAAYILEKFSTWTNPAFRDLPDGGLEKYFTLDTLLDNIMIYYLTDSITTSQRLYSEAFNVRELTKDYDRIPAHIPTACAKFRYELFQQTDWALQDHFRNIIQSNHYDNGGHFVAIQFPDILYTDIVQFVNRLYRREDQY; via the exons ATGGGTTTCTTAGCAAGAAGTATATTGGTAATATCGACATTGCTTATTGCTGTGCTCTACCAGAAGTACCGGCACTTAACGACACCGGGTTCAGTTCCGACAATCGAACTGCAAGAGTACTGGGGTGCCGGCGATGCTGAGAAGTATACAGAACTAAGGGACGTTGTACCCTTTGAATTAAACTATgaagaaaaagtaatcgatACCTTGAAAGAAAAACTTGCAAACTTTCCAAATTTACCACAGCCTCTTGAGGGGGCAGCCTTTCAATATGGCTTTAATGCACATCGCCTTCGTGAAATTGTTGATTACTGGACATCGGATTACCTTAAACGCTGGACCGAACGGCAAAGTTATCTGAATCAGTACCCGCAGTTCAAAACTCAGATCCAGGGTTTGGAGATTCATTTCCTCCATGTGAAGCCAAAGAATGTGAGAAATCCTAAACGAATTCTTCCATTGCTGATGTTACATGGCTGGCCTGGTTCTGTGCGCGAGTTCTACGAGATTGTTCCTAAATTGACAACTCGCAGTGATGAAAAAGAATACGTATTTGAAGTTATAGTACCAAGTTTGCCTGGATATGGATTCAGTGAGGGTACCGTAAAACAAGGCTTAAGCCCTGCTAAAATAGCCGTCATCATGAGAAACCTAATGGCACGACtcggtttcaaaaaatattacgtGCATGGAGGAGATTGGGGTGCGATAGTGGGAAATCTAATAGCGACTTTCTTCCAAAGCGAGGTGTTAG GCTTTCATTCTACGATGTGCACGAACTCTGCCCCAATGGCCACAGTAAAAACCATAATTGGAAGTGTTGCTCCGAAGTTTATAGTGGGCGAAGAATATGTTAGCCACTACTATCCACTCACGGAGAAATTTAAGTTAATGTTAACAGAGACTGGTTATATGCACATCCAGGCAACCAAACCGGACACAATAGGAACCGCTTTGACTGGCAATCCTATCGGCTTAGCTGcttacattttggaaaagttttctacaTGGACGAACCCAGCATTTCGAGACCTTCCCGATGGAGGCCTAGAAAAATATTTCACTCTCGACACGCTGCTAGATAACATAATGATTTATTACTTGACAGACTCAATCACTACTTCCCAACGATTGTATTCGGAAGCATTCAACGTTAGAGAGCTGACCAAAGATTACGATCGAATTCCGGCGCATATTCCAACTGCATGCGCTAAATTCCGCTACGAACTGTTCCAACAAACCGATTGGGCATTACAAGACCATTTTAGaaacataatacaaagcaaTCATTATGACAATGGTGGGCATTTTGTAGCGATACAGTTTCCAGACATTCTGTACACGGATATTGTGCAGTTCGTCAATCGACTGTATCGCCGAGAGGATCAGTACTAA